In a single window of the Argonema galeatum A003/A1 genome:
- a CDS encoding LysM peptidoglycan-binding domain-containing protein, with protein sequence MPRKQGNPPCEHTVESGDTFSILAGVYYGDPSDANANKIMAANPGVAATSLSIGQKINIPA encoded by the coding sequence ATGCCAAGAAAACAAGGAAATCCCCCCTGTGAGCATACTGTAGAATCTGGAGACACCTTTTCTATTCTTGCTGGTGTCTATTACGGTGATCCCAGCGATGCAAATGCGAACAAAATTATGGCTGCTAATCCTGGGGTTGCCGCTACGAGCTTGAGTATTGGTCAGAAGATTAACATTCCTGCTTAA
- a CDS encoding aerolysin family beta-barrel pore-forming toxin encodes MVKYQGNIFYANFWASEPGVGDANQNGWRFYDELYDLTPHTPTEQAKIIAYIPTWRKKEGFNYANDEMYQYITHGIISFLMFSETNLGEFEPNSVNGVYAILSDVVNTGHRNGTRILIALGGATDFGFLNLMTSIGNNPDNPLLDQAVQNVVNFVNLNNLDGVDLDLECWWDKNGDPSKDQGGRPTNQGAHPAGYALTLFAQKLKQAMPDKLVSAAIFGTSWYGNNYDPKLADYVDWLGIMTYDLTGSWNASPVGPHTTLFKIRNQESSNIRTQDSYQESYVEEQQGEWPGGGMVNNPILSVEDTLWYWTNSLFVNWQGAGQKIPRNKIAAGVPIYGYDFAYGKDPDDLSGEVAPGYKSIRYKDILAQFPDAHTAANGNIKESGSTPRPPFISASDNYTYAHNIYFETPGTAVAKLNFLKNVGAQGVIIWELSNDVWEEGKSIIKALYQNSGNGIKPPLGTPTPKLGEVGLNFLRLTEEDKHLIPLANLVSQREAVNEEELKTKIMRDVLKPAAFLAHLLGYGWCCGCKDGKPDFVGEGFLSIRDGKHEGWRAVYTNGCEGWGADKRLKIYFSDWSFSIKTLNVGDVKNTEKTLIDSSKTSVDNSAGNTPLEQTVGGAREVLTQVQTYNLKTVKWEVGLEVNGTFKTPLNFLGGIEMSVKVSAKGGQDTQTGIVTTTSDKTTITNTVKATVPPGSRKDYRIDVYGTESKSDNCSIVIEVRFALEFDGFLRWGRGNTPDSNYHKEHRGSEDRPTVLYKFGINGRSFAEDLKYQMEHPDESVWDWNLLLQDHKQDLEWAIYELTQKQKEQYAFNFNFGLEGIKGTNLEITTLN; translated from the coding sequence ATGGTAAAATATCAGGGAAATATCTTTTATGCCAACTTCTGGGCTTCAGAACCAGGGGTAGGAGATGCCAATCAGAATGGTTGGCGGTTTTATGATGAGTTGTACGATTTAACACCTCATACCCCAACCGAACAAGCTAAAATCATTGCCTATATTCCTACCTGGAGAAAGAAAGAGGGATTTAACTATGCCAATGATGAGATGTATCAATACATCACTCATGGAATAATCTCTTTTCTCATGTTTAGTGAGACCAATCTGGGTGAGTTTGAACCCAACTCCGTCAATGGTGTTTATGCAATCCTTTCAGATGTTGTTAACACCGGACATCGAAACGGAACTAGAATCTTAATTGCACTGGGAGGTGCAACGGATTTTGGATTCCTCAATTTGATGACATCTATAGGAAATAACCCCGATAATCCACTCCTCGATCAAGCTGTACAAAATGTCGTCAATTTTGTCAACCTAAATAATCTAGACGGGGTAGATCTGGATTTAGAATGTTGGTGGGATAAAAATGGTGATCCCAGTAAAGACCAAGGAGGTAGACCCACAAATCAGGGCGCACATCCGGCTGGATATGCTTTGACTTTATTTGCTCAAAAATTAAAGCAAGCTATGCCTGATAAACTGGTTTCAGCCGCTATCTTTGGTACTTCATGGTATGGAAATAACTACGATCCAAAATTAGCAGATTATGTGGATTGGCTGGGAATTATGACCTATGACCTGACTGGATCGTGGAATGCGTCTCCAGTAGGGCCACATACAACTCTCTTTAAAATACGCAATCAAGAGTCCTCTAATATACGTACTCAGGATTCTTATCAGGAGTCTTATGTTGAAGAGCAACAGGGAGAGTGGCCAGGTGGTGGGATGGTGAATAATCCTATTCTTTCAGTGGAAGACACTCTTTGGTACTGGACGAATTCATTATTTGTGAACTGGCAAGGTGCGGGACAAAAGATACCTAGAAATAAGATAGCGGCGGGAGTTCCTATCTATGGCTATGATTTTGCCTATGGTAAAGATCCAGATGACCTGAGTGGTGAGGTAGCTCCGGGATATAAATCTATTCGGTACAAAGATATTCTGGCTCAATTTCCTGATGCTCATACGGCTGCTAATGGCAATATTAAGGAGTCGGGAAGCACACCAAGACCTCCTTTTATCTCCGCTTCAGATAACTACACCTATGCTCACAATATCTACTTTGAGACTCCAGGCACTGCTGTTGCCAAACTGAATTTCTTAAAAAATGTCGGAGCGCAGGGGGTGATTATTTGGGAACTTTCCAATGATGTTTGGGAAGAGGGTAAGAGTATTATTAAAGCACTTTACCAAAACTCTGGTAATGGAATTAAGCCACCTCTGGGTACTCCTACTCCTAAATTAGGAGAGGTCGGACTGAACTTTCTACGTCTTACAGAAGAAGATAAACACCTAATACCCTTAGCAAATTTGGTCAGTCAAAGGGAGGCAGTAAACGAAGAAGAACTAAAAACTAAAATCATGAGGGATGTGCTGAAACCAGCAGCATTTTTAGCACACTTGCTTGGATACGGCTGGTGTTGTGGTTGTAAAGACGGAAAACCAGACTTTGTAGGTGAAGGATTTCTCTCAATTCGGGATGGAAAACATGAAGGATGGAGAGCCGTATACACTAATGGTTGCGAAGGGTGGGGGGCAGATAAACGCCTCAAAATTTACTTCTCAGATTGGTCGTTTTCAATTAAGACATTGAATGTTGGGGATGTTAAAAATACTGAGAAGACGCTCATAGACTCCTCCAAAACATCCGTCGATAATTCAGCAGGAAATACACCTCTTGAGCAAACAGTAGGGGGAGCAAGAGAAGTGCTAACACAAGTACAAACATATAATCTCAAAACCGTGAAATGGGAAGTCGGATTAGAAGTGAATGGAACCTTTAAAACACCCTTAAATTTTCTCGGTGGAATTGAGATGAGTGTTAAAGTTTCCGCAAAGGGTGGTCAAGATACGCAAACAGGGATAGTAACAACAACAAGCGATAAAACGACAATAACAAATACAGTCAAGGCAACTGTACCGCCCGGCAGTCGCAAAGATTATCGCATTGATGTGTATGGAACCGAATCAAAAAGCGATAACTGCTCAATCGTAATCGAGGTAAGATTTGCACTCGAATTTGATGGCTTTCTACGCTGGGGACGAGGGAATACGCCAGACTCTAACTATCACAAAGAGCATCGTGGCTCAGAGGATCGTCCAACAGTCCTATATAAATTTGGCATTAATGGAAGATCCTTTGCTGAAGATTTGAAGTATCAAATGGAACATCCCGATGAGTCAGTATGGGATTGGAACCTTTTGCTCCAAGATCACAAACAAGACCTAGAATGGGCAATATACGAGTTAACTCAAAAACAAAAAGAGCAATATGCCTTCAATTTTAATTTTGGATTAGAAGGGATCAAAGGTACGAACCTAGAGATCACAACGCTCAATTGA
- a CDS encoding IS630 family transposase has protein sequence MPAKNHLNQSQIEKLQKALKEEENGDIIERILILLLLNDGKTQNKIAEFVGCSVNKVSYWCIHGDPDKLESLRDERMKGNHKKATDKYIEILLQTIDKDPKELGYDFGRWTSHRLATYLEETTGIKLSGTQIRRILEKKKYVYIWAKYSLESKRKPEKRTAFKNKLLEYLKIEKETPERLQVWFWDESGFSLRVTRRKNWCKKGSQKELRGDRRKGRINLMGGLRNSDKKRFVEVISKGDSDNFYKVLKIFYQELIYEWVEAGNQASDFEEKRPKIVIILDNASFHKKEEYLKKIETEMPNLHLEFLPTYSPDYNLIELVWHSAKEYIAHRLFTLIEELEYLLHRLLNEGELIIKWGRKIKNKGNACITV, from the coding sequence ATGCCAGCTAAAAATCATCTCAATCAATCACAAATAGAAAAACTACAGAAAGCCTTAAAAGAGGAAGAAAACGGAGATATTATAGAAAGAATCTTGATTTTATTATTGCTAAATGACGGAAAAACACAAAATAAAATTGCTGAATTTGTGGGTTGTTCAGTCAATAAAGTATCTTATTGGTGCATTCATGGCGACCCAGATAAACTAGAAAGTTTAAGAGATGAGAGGATGAAGGGAAACCATAAAAAAGCCACTGATAAATATATAGAAATATTATTGCAAACCATAGATAAAGACCCCAAAGAATTAGGTTATGATTTTGGCAGATGGACATCACATAGATTAGCGACATATTTGGAGGAAACTACCGGAATCAAATTAAGTGGAACGCAAATTAGGAGGATATTAGAGAAAAAAAAGTACGTTTACATTTGGGCAAAATATAGTTTAGAATCCAAGAGAAAACCCGAAAAAAGAACAGCATTTAAAAACAAACTATTAGAATATTTAAAAATAGAAAAGGAAACTCCAGAACGATTGCAGGTATGGTTTTGGGACGAAAGCGGATTTAGTTTAAGAGTAACAAGGAGAAAGAATTGGTGTAAAAAAGGTAGCCAAAAAGAACTCAGAGGAGACCGAAGAAAAGGAAGAATTAATTTAATGGGAGGATTGAGAAATTCAGATAAAAAAAGGTTTGTAGAGGTTATAAGTAAAGGGGATTCAGATAATTTCTATAAAGTTCTAAAAATATTTTATCAAGAACTAATTTATGAATGGGTAGAAGCCGGAAATCAAGCATCAGACTTTGAGGAAAAAAGACCAAAAATAGTTATTATTCTTGATAATGCTAGTTTTCATAAGAAAGAAGAGTACCTGAAAAAAATTGAAACAGAAATGCCGAATCTTCATTTAGAATTTCTACCGACATATAGCCCAGATTATAACTTAATTGAATTAGTCTGGCATTCGGCAAAGGAATATATTGCTCATCGACTTTTCACATTAATTGAAGAGCTAGAGTATTTATTGCATCGCCTCTTAAATGAAGGAGAGTTGATTATTAAATGGGGAAGAAAAATCAAAAACAAGGGTAATGCTTGTATCACAGTTTAA
- a CDS encoding Uma2 family endonuclease, with the protein MTTAIASSTPLAKVLPTNITILPGIHWDTYQNLVRDLESQPGMRLTYDDGILEIMMPLPPHETFKKLLGRFVEVTTEEIGIEIRSLGSTTWTREDLRKGLEPDECY; encoded by the coding sequence ATGACTACAGCGATCGCTTCTAGCACGCCTTTGGCGAAAGTATTACCTACAAATATAACCATACTCCCAGGCATTCACTGGGATACCTATCAGAATTTGGTGCGAGATTTGGAGTCGCAACCAGGAATGCGACTAACTTATGACGATGGAATTTTGGAGATTATGATGCCGCTACCACCACACGAAACTTTTAAGAAACTACTTGGTCGCTTTGTTGAAGTTACGACAGAAGAGATCGGAATTGAAATTCGTAGTTTAGGTTCAACAACTTGGACACGAGAAGATTTACGAAAGGGTTTAGAGCCAGATGAGTGTTACTAA